In Hemiscyllium ocellatum isolate sHemOce1 chromosome 5, sHemOce1.pat.X.cur, whole genome shotgun sequence, the following are encoded in one genomic region:
- the LOC132816191 gene encoding fucolectin-5-like: MTPYYPLVFACILGFATSHPRTENLAGNIVATQSSLANCQGLAANAIDGNDMTDPNKGSCSRTSVESDPWWRVDLHYHYRVYVVKITTSADKALEGANIHIGDCLKNNGTNNAVCASNVSIPAGDTKVIKCGDIGVHGVFVTITIPGTEKCISLCEVELFGAPEPHSDVDHEH; the protein is encoded by the exons ATGACGCCTTATTACCCATTGGTGTTTGCCTGCATCTTGGGCTTTGCTACTTCCCACCCACGAACTG AAAACTTGGCTGGGAATATTGTGGCCACTCAGTCCAGCCTTGCAAACTGTCAGGGGTTGGCAGCGAACGCAATAGATGGAAATGACATGACTGATCCCAATAAGGGATCCTGCAGCCGGACCAGTGTGGAATCAGACCCATGGTGGAGAGTTGATCTGCATTACCATTACCGGGTCTATGTCGTCAAAATTACCACCAGcgcagacaaagctttggaaggaGCTAACATTCACATTGGAGACTGTTTAAAAAACAATGGAACCAACAATGCAGT CTGTGCGTCCAACGTCTCAATCCCAGCGGGAGACACTAAAGTGATTAAATGCGGAGATATCGGAGTGCATGGTGTGTTTGTGACCATCACAATCCCAGGAACTGAAAAATGCATTTCGCTGTGTGAGGTGGAACTTTTTGGGGCACCGGAACCACACAGTGACGTAGA TCATGAACATTAA